Genomic segment of Solidesulfovibrio fructosivorans JJ]:
GCCCCCGGGCGGCCAGCATCAGGTTCTCCACGGCGGCGGAACAATCGAGCACCCAATTGCCCGGATACTTCTCCAGGGCGTGCTCGGCCGCGACCACGATGGCCAAAGGGGCGGTCTTGACCATGGCCGCGTAGGGATGGACCGACGGGATGGCGTCGAGCACCTCCCGGTCGGTGATGGCCACGAAATGCCAGGGTTGCTCGTTGCCGGCGCTCGGCGCGGCCATGGCCGCGCGCAGGATGGCGTCCATATCCGTTTCGGACACCGGCGCGTCGGTGAAGGCGCGGATGCTGCGCCGGGTATGGATGGCTTCGAACAGATCCATGGGACCTCCTTTTCGGTTTCCGCTTTACGGCTAAAGACATTTCTGCCAGTATGGCGAAAAAAACAAGTAGGCACAAATAAGTTGTGTAGTATCCTTTTGGATACCATAAAAGGAGCGGGCATCATGGCCGGACAGGGAACATCGTGCGGGCGCAAGCGCTGCCGAGGCAAGGAATACTCATGCAGCATGGAACTTTCGCTGGCGGTCATCGGCGGCAAATGGAAACCGCTGATCCTGTGGCATCTGCGCGACGTCACGACCCTGCGCTTCTCGGCCCTGCGCCGCGCCATGCCGAGCATCACCCAGAAGATGCTCACCCAGCAGTTGCGAGAACTCGAGGCCGACGGGCTCATCACCCGCACCGTCTACGCCGAAGTGCCGCCGCGCGTGGAGTACGGCCTGACCGAGCCGGGCCGCGACATCATCCCCATCCTCGAGGCCCTGTGCCGGTTCGGCAAGGAATTCGAAGCCCGGTTCGGGCTCGAGGACGCCGGCGCCG
This window contains:
- a CDS encoding nitroreductase family protein, whose product is MDLFEAIHTRRSIRAFTDAPVSETDMDAILRAAMAAPSAGNEQPWHFVAITDREVLDAIPSVHPYAAMVKTAPLAIVVAAEHALEKYPGNWVLDCSAAVENLMLAARGLGIGSVWCGLYPQADRMEGMATLLGLPEGVSAHALVVLGHPSPDFKRVDRFKPERIHRNRW
- a CDS encoding winged helix-turn-helix transcriptional regulator; this translates as MAGQGTSCGRKRCRGKEYSCSMELSLAVIGGKWKPLILWHLRDVTTLRFSALRRAMPSITQKMLTQQLRELEADGLITRTVYAEVPPRVEYGLTEPGRDIIPILEALCRFGKEFEARFGLEDAGAVPDHAARR